One region of Culex pipiens pallens isolate TS chromosome 2, TS_CPP_V2, whole genome shotgun sequence genomic DNA includes:
- the LOC120423147 gene encoding uncharacterized protein LOC120423147 gives MVWFDPARAGLLARELHKLNVHVAAIQEVRWPGHGEREFTAVDPIANTSFKYHIYYSGGEKAMHGVGFVVIGDQKNRVIKWKVVNDRICVLRIKGKFFNYSLINIYAPTNDKPDDDKDAFYERLDKTYGECPRHDVKIVIGDANAQVGREAFFHPVIGKESLHPRTNDNGLRLVNFAAARGMAICSTFFARMNIRKHTWRHPNGESCTQIDHVLVDGRHFSDVMDVRSYRGPNIDSDHFLVACKIRARLSNVLTPRTARIARLNVQRLASSDVAAEYSRKLDERINEDAPTGNLDEQWGALQSIVNTTATEVIGTTRGRKPKGWFDAECQRVTDEKNEARKRMLVKGTRRNCERYSELRRAEKRTHRRKEREYDERVLAEAQAQYNANDKRRFYATVNGVRKKATPSPVMCNDREGNLLTDKTAVAARWKEHFQQLLNGETREGIVEDRMNVEDDGIAVDPPTLEDVEKAVKELKNAKSAGKDGLPAELFKHGSARMIEILHQIVQRIWCEEQLPTDWLDGLITPIYKKGQRLDCANYRGITILNSAYKVLSRILWSKLRPMTETFVGEYQCGFRAGRSTTDQMFTLRQILDKFREYNLQTHHLFIDFKAAYDSVKRNELWKIMLEHGFPAKLIRLIRATLDGAKSSVRIANETSEAFVTLDGLKQGDALSNLLFIIALEGAARRAGVQRNGTLITKSHMLLGYADDIDIIGIDRRSVEEAFVPFKREAAKIGLTINTAKTKYLVAGRARGSAGDGVSEVEIDGERYEVVDEFVYLGTLVTCDNDMVVVQKARCHCANGRPANVDEKGTIFVGNPFEAAEIKVAQDADTVISFQFRYDPQEGLGITLDKLRIVDTVRWKINDANVNGFFS, from the exons ATGGTATGGTttg ATCCTGCACGTGCTGGCCTTCTTGCCCGGGAGCTGCACAAGCTGAACGTGCATGTGGCCGCCATCCAGGAAGTTCGATGGCCCGGTCATGGAGAGCGAGAATTCACGGCGGTGGACCCCATCGCCAACACCTCTTTCAAGTACCACATCTACTACAGTGGCGGCGAAAAGGCGATGCACGGAGTCGGTTTCGTAGTGATTGGGGATCAGAAGAACCGAGTCATCAAGTGGAAGGTGGTGAATGACCGGATCTGCGTGTTGAGAATAAAGGGCAAATTCTTCAACTACAGCCTGATCAACATCTACGCGCCGACGAACGACAAGCCCGATGACGATAaagacgctttctacgagcgtCTCGACAAGACCTATGGAGAGTGCCCAAGACACGATGTGAAGATAGTCATCGGAGACGCAAACGCGCAGGTCGGAAGGGAAGCCTTCTTCCATCCTGTCATCGGCAAGGAGAGCCTTCATCCTCGCACGAATGACAACGGCCTCCGTTTGGTCAATTTCGCCGCAGCCAGAGGAATGGCTATCTGTAGCACCTTCTTTGCGCGCATGAACATTCGGAAGCACACCTGGCGCCACCCGAATGGCGAATCGTGCACACAAATCGATCACGTTTTGGTGGATGGTCGACACTTCTCGGACGTGATGGACGTCCGATCGTACAGAGGACCGAACATCGACTCTGATCACTTCCTGGTAGCGTGCAAGATCCGAGCTAGGCTGTCGAACGTGCTGACCCCGCGGACGGCGAGGATAGCGCGGTTGAACGTCCAGCGCCTCGCGAGCAGCGACGTTGCTGCAGAGTACAGTCGGAAGCTCGACGAGCGGATCAACGAGGACGCGCCTACGGGTAACCTGGACGAGCAATGGGGAGCCCTCCAGAGCATCGTCAACACAACGGCTACCGAAGTGATCGGCACGACCAGAGGACGCAAACCCAAAGGGTGGTTCGATGCAGAGTGCCAGCGAGTGACGGACGAGAAGAACGAGGCCAGGAAGCGTATGCTGGTGAAGGGTACGCGCCGAAACTGTGAGCGATACAGCGAGCTGCGAAGAGCTGAGAAACGAACCCACCGCCGAAAAGAACGGGAGTACGACGAGAGAGTACTTGCCGAAGCTCAAGCACAATACAACGCGAACGATAAGCGGAGGTTTTATGCAACTGTCAACGGTGTAAGAAAGAAAGCGACGCCTTCCCCTGTTATGTGCAACGACAGGGAAGGTAACCTGTTGACAGATAAGACAGCGGTAGCGGCCAGGTGGAAGGAGCACTTCCAACAGCTGTTGAACGGTGAGACACGAGAGGGAATCGTCGAGGACAGGATGAACGTTGAGGATGATGGAATAGCTGTGGACCCGCCTACGTTGGAGGACGTGGAAAAAGCCGTAAAGGAGCTGAAGAACGCGAAATCCGCGGGAAAGGACGGACTTCCGGCCGAACTTTTCAAGCACGGGAGCGCGCGGATGATCGAGATTCTGCACCAAATCGTCCAGCGAATTTGGTGCGAAGAACAGCTTCCGACCGACTGGTTAGACGGGCTCATCACCCCAATCTACAAGAAAGGGCAAAGACTCGATTGTGCCAACTATCGAGGCATCACAATCCTCAACTCAGCGTACAAAGTACTATCCCGAATCCTGTGGAGCAAGCTGAGACCGATGACCGAGACCTTTGTCGGCGAATACCAGTGCGGTTTTCGAGCGGGTCGGTCAACGACGGATCAGATGTTCACTCTGCGACAAATCCTCGACAAGTTCCGGGAGTACAACCTGCAAACACACCATTTgttcatcgacttcaaggcggcgTACGATTCAGTCAAAAGAAACGAACTTTGGAAAATTATGCTAGAACACGGCTTTCCGGCGAAGCTAATAAGACTGATTCGTGCAACGCTCGACGGAGCAAAATCAAGCGTGCGAATAGCTAACGAGACATCAGAAGCTTTCGTTACGTTGGATGGATTGAAGCAGGGCGATGCTCTCTCGAACTTACTGTTCATCATAGCGTTGGAGGGTGCTGCTCGAAGGGCAGGCGTGCAAAGAAACGGAACACTCATCACTAAATCGCACATGCTGCTTGGATACGCTGACGACATCGACATCATTGGTATCGACCGTCGTTCAGTGGAGGAGGCGTTCGTCCCTTTCAAGCGGGAAGCTGCGAAGATCGGACTGACCATCAACACTGCCAAGACCAAGTATCTGGTTGCTGGCAGAGCGCGTGGCAGTGCAGGTGATGGTGTTTCGGAGGTGGAAATAGATGGAGAAAGATATGAGGTGGTGGATGAGTTTGTATATCTTGGTACACTTGTGACGTGCGACAACGAT